From Gimesia panareensis, the proteins below share one genomic window:
- a CDS encoding BON domain-containing protein, whose protein sequence is MSHHFSIDRAHQLDELIRHAISQSSLVGRQNVQYKIEQEQVFLTGIVNSYYEKQLAQESIGRIKGVRQVHNRLNVQPVQNQVETVEIP, encoded by the coding sequence ATGTCACATCATTTCAGCATCGATCGAGCCCATCAGTTAGATGAGCTGATCAGACATGCCATTTCCCAAAGCAGTCTGGTCGGTCGCCAAAACGTGCAATATAAAATCGAACAGGAACAGGTTTTTCTAACCGGCATTGTCAACAGCTACTACGAAAAGCAGCTGGCCCAGGAATCGATTGGACGCATCAAGGGGGTCAGACAGGTCCACAACCGGCTCAATGTCCAACCTGTTCAAAATCAGGTCGAAACGGTAGAAATCCCCTGA